The DNA sequence TTGGTTGGAAGTCATTTGTCGCTCATCTCCCTTCAGATGCTTAAACCCTTTGTTCGTCCCCGGAGCGAAACCGACCTGCCTGGGATTCATCCTTTCTCGGATCCATCGGGAGTCTTCACGGAAGAAAAGTCCCCCTTTTCGCGCGGAAGACGTTACAATTCTTTTGGTTTGCAGGATCCGGTCATCACATGTTTTTAGTCTATCAAATCGAAGACGCGAAGACCACAATGAAGTCAACAGGCCGGAAAATTTTCAAACAAATCTTAACATCTTCCTTTCCACAATCGAAAACCCTGGGATCAATGGGGTGAAAATCCCCAAGATGCCGCAGAATTTGCGGTTTGCGCTGTACGGATATAAAAAGATCTCGACTTCCCCCTGCTATAATCGGGGAGGAGGATGGAAAAGGATGACTTCCGAGCAAATCCAAACGCCGCAAGACACCCTTGGGCAGGATATGCTCCGGCTCCCGAACGTATTGGAGCACCTGAAACATCGAGCTTCAACGCCGGGAAGAGATCGAAAAAAGGGTCCACGCTCCGATTACGATCCTTGTCGAGTGATCGGCGGATTTTTCGCCCTCGCCCTCCACTCCCTGAAGCGTTGGCATGGGGGAGGAGTCGCGGTTTTCTTCGTATGTACCCTCTTTATGCTGCTTATGACCTCGTACTATTTCGGCAAGTATAATGGCCCAAGGATTACAAATGCGTTTGCCTTCCCATGGAATTACTGGATGAATCCCTCAAGACCGACGAAGGGTATCCCGAATCGGTTTGGAGCCCGAAGATTTCACCGACTGGATGATGCAACAATATGCCGAAAGCACAAACCACAATCGGGAAGTAAACAGGAACCGTTCGAACTGGTATGCAAAAGGGCGATATCTCTTTTGCACATTGGACACAGAAGGCACCTGGGTCAGCCTCTACCTGTCCCTGGCCGATCTGTCGTCCTGAAAGGAGGTGTGATCCTGGGCTAAAAAATGAACCTCCTAAAACGACACACAAGCCCTTGGGGATTCGTCAATACCCGGCGCCAACAACGAAGGCGGGAAAAAGGAAAGAGCCGAGCGGATCACCCGGCTTCAACACACCGCCTCGAACAAAGAAAAAGTAAAGCCCGACATATTTAACCCGACGACCCACGGCAAGGCGACAAACTTCCAATCCCGGGGAGTCGGCAGGGCGAAGTTCCGTCGACTCCATGCAGCAGGGGTCGCCCGGCGAAAAATCGCTCCCCCCCGCAAAGACATTTACACTCAATAATCCACAATCCGCCCAAAGCCCCCCTCCCTCTCCGACCCGGAAGGTCTTGAATCTTCCGCTTTCGGGCCAACTGTCACCATGGGCCGGATCCTCTCCTTGATATGGGGCTTCAAGCCCAGAGCATGGCTGAAATCCTCAAGGGAATCAAAACCTCCCCGTGCATCCCGGAGAGAAACGGCCCGCTTCGCCATGATCAGATTGATGCCGGGTAACGAGGCGATCTGCTCTTCCGAAGCACGATTCAGATCAACGAGGGCGGTTTCGCCCGGTGCATGCCGGTCGGAGAAAGGGGAAGCAGCCCTTTCCGGAGCGGAAGAAGCATCGGATGAAGCAAAAGGCGACGTGGAGGGGACTTTTGAAAGGAGGTTTTCTCCATCCACACCTAAGATTTTTCGTCGCAGAAGCTCTTCCTCCTGTTGGAGGAGTTCCTCTCTCACTTTCATTCGAACGAGATATTCCCGGCGGACGGCAAAACCGTGAATGATGGAAGCAATCCAAGCCCCGATCGCCAAATTTGTCAAATAATTTCCGATCGTCGAGTCCGGGGAAAAGACCATTAACAAAACAAAGGGAATGGAATAAATCACTCCCCACCAGATCCAACGCCGATGCCTCGCCCGGATTCCTATGTAAAAAAATGCCACCCAATAAAAGACAATGGTGAACGTCCATAGGATCCAAAGGGAATTTTTCCAAAACTTTTCTTTTTTATGCATCCCCATCACCTGCTCCCTCGCTCCACTTCCCTTTGATGGCGGTACCAGGCGCTGATTCCAGACGGGCCAATTCCGCAAACCAAGATTCCAACCGCTCTAGATCCACAATTCCATTGACGGCGATCCGTCCGTCCGGTTGGATCCGCACCTCCATCCGGTTGGGCGTATTCTCCAACCGGGCTTCCCAGTAGCGATAGCGGGAAGTGAGAAAATGGACGCGCTGGTTGGAAGAGCCGACCCAGAGTCGGCTCACATCCCGGAGGTCCGCGCGAAAGGGGCCGTCGATCAACACATCGGTCACCGCCAGCAAATCATGCCAATCGGTTCGGGAGGAACGCCGGATCTGTTCCAGCAAGTATCCCGTATAGGTGACAATGGATAACCCCCGGTTACGCAGAATTTTTCCCAGATGTGCCAATCCCTCCGCCTGGGCGAAGGGTTCTCCTCCGGCAAAGGTGACGCCTTCGACCGAAGGACCGTTCAAGATGCGTTCCGCCAAATCCTGAACGTCGATTTCTTCTCCCCCCTCTTCCGGCCACGTGTTCGGAACCGCACACCCCGAACAGCGGATCGGGCACCCCTGGACCCAGACACAGGCCCGTACCCCGGGTCCTTCCGTACGGGTGGCGGGCAAAAAGCGATGGATCCGCAACTTCATTCGAAACTCCCCCCGCCTCCCGACCGATCTCTAAGTTTTTCGGCATGAACTGTCGATTCTTTATTGAGGAGCTGCTCCACTTCCCTTTCGTAATATTCCGCAGTGTAGTCGGAATCGACGGTCTCCGCTTCCAACAGCTCTTCAAGGATCCGGATGTAGTCCGTACACTTTTTCCCTTTAACCCCTTTTACTTCCGCCCGAACCGTTCCATCGGGAAACAATCGGATCTGAACCCGTTTCACCGTGATCCCTCCCGAATGGCCAGGGTCAAAACGATGGAGTGATCTTCCTGCACTTCTTCCGATTCAAAAACAAATCCATATTGCTCGGCCCGGGACACAAGTTTTTTGTACACTTCCTCCTGCAGTACTTTCGTGTATTCCTCATGAATCACTTCGAGAAAAGAGGTCACCGATCTCAATAATTGTCCTTTGGACACTTGAGCCTCAATTTCCCCCTCCCGGTTCTTCACAAACTTTATTTCACCCCCGTCCAGAAACACGCGAATCCCTTTTTCCTCAGCGACGTATTGAGAACCGTATTCGCGCAAAGCCCTTTCCAACAAATCCCATCTCTTCATCCTTGTCTTCAGTGTGATGCCCCGCACCTGCGAACCCAACTCTTCACGCGTCGCAACGGCTCCGGTAACGGCAAGGGCAAGCGGAATCAGCACCAGTGAGACGCCCATGAGCACCATCCTCACTTTTTTAAAAATCCACTTTTCGGCCTCCGCGGACCCTGCGGATGTCATCATCCCCAGGTACGCAGGATCGGTCGGACTGTCTGGTGTAATCGACCATGTGTTCCCGCGCCGTCGCCGCCACTGCCCGTACATTTGCCCAATCGCGGATGGCCCGTATTTGCTCCGCCTGGGTGACGGACAAGGGGACCATGTTCTTGACAGCCTTCTCAAAATCGCTTAACCGGATGCTCCGCTGTTCTGAAAAGGCCTCAAACAGGGCGGCGATGACGACCTGTTCAATCTCCGCTCCCACAAATCCTTCGGTCCAATGGGCCAACGTTTCCAAAATTTCCTCATTCAGCTGAAAATCCCTCATCACCTCCGGATCGCGCAACCGTTTCCGGAGATGGACCCGAAAGATCTCCTTGCGTTCCACCTGTGTGGGAAGGTCAACAAAGAAAATCTCGTCAAACCTCCCTTTGCGGAGAAACTCCGGGGGCAGTTCTTGGATCTGGTTGGCGGTCGCAACCACGAAAACGGGTTTCGTCTTTTCCTGCATCCAAGTCAAAAAGGTCCCGAACACACGGGTGGAGGTTCCACTGTCCCCGCTACTCCCAATGTTGCTGAACCCTTTTTCGATTTCGTCGATCCACAGGATCGAAGGTGCGATCGCCTCGGCTGTGCGAATCGCCTGACGCATATTCTCCTCGCTGCTCCCGACAATCCCACTGAATACTTTCCCGATATCCAGACGAAGCAAAGGCAGCTTCCACATGGCGCTGATCGCTTTGGATATGAGGCTTTTGCCACAACCCGGCACACCGGTGATCAACACGCCTTTGGGGGCGGGAATGCCATATCGTTTCGCCGAATCGAGCCAGGAATTCTTTCGCTTCTCCAGCCAACGCTTCAGGTTTTCCAGTCCTCCGACTTCATCAATTGAAAAGGGGCTTCGGATAAACTCCAGAATGCCTGTTTTCTTGATGATCTGCCGCTTTTCCTCCAGTATCACCTCCACATCATCCGCGCCGACCCTGCCGTCCCTCACCATGGCACGAGCAAAAGCATTTTCTGCTTCCTTTAAGGTCAAGCCCAACGCCGCCTTGACAAGCCGCTCTTCCTCCTCGGGTTTCAAATCAATCGCAATCCGCCCGCTTCGCCTGTTCACTTCGATCATTTCGTGCAACAGGCGAGCGATTTCCTCCTCGGTGGGCAAATCGAACTCAACGATGGTCACATCCTTTTGCAGCTCGACCGGCAAAACACGGGTGGGCGCAGTGATGATCACATTTTTGGGTCGCGGACTTTGCTTCAACCTGACCGCCAAATCGCGCATCTTACGGATAACCGGATAATCGGGTCTCCCAGCCATGCCGCCAAAATAGAAATGAAAATCCTTCAAAATAAAAACCGCAGGCTGATCATATTTGTTGATAAACTCCAAGGCCTTGAGAGGGGATTGCGTTTCCGAAACCATCCGGGAATCGGCACCGACCATCCCGTCGGTCACCGTCCATGTAAAAAGATCCCGCACGGTTCGAATGCGTGACGGATCGCGCACCACTTCCTTGATCACATCAAGCAAACGCTCTTCTTCCCAAGTTGGTATGTACAAATAGGGGAATCGCGCTTTTAAAAATTCGGCCAATTCCACCGGAAACGAACGCAAATCCTTCTCCCCCCTTCAAGAGAAAAAACGAATCCACCCTCAGACGATCATCCCCACCATTATACTAGCACGAAAGAACGAGAAGCCATAGATCGGAATTCGGGGTATACATCAAAGTATTGAAACACGAAGCGATCGGGGACCATGATGAGCGGGCTCGATCCATTTATTCATACTTGACTTGTCTGAAACTAGACATTAAGTCCCTTGCCCGATCAACCATCCACTCATCCTGGCCAAAACGGGGGATCGCTTCGAGCCATGCCCCCAACCGCGGATGGCATAACCTTCGGGAGCGGAATCTTCAATGGGACCGTTTATATCGTCTGACGCGAATTCCAACAAGTCGTGATCAGGTGGAGCCAGCGCTTAATAAAATAAAACGACGCGCCAACCCCTGTTCCTGAAGGCGCGTCTCGCATGTCAATGTCCCGTTTTGCACCGGCAGTAAACCCGACACCCCGCAACACAGCCGCCCCTTCATCCCGTTCACACACGGACCTTTCCGTTCTCCCGGCTTTCCAGGATCAGGGTCACGGGGCCGTCGTTGGTGAAGGAGACCTGCATCATCGCCCCGAAAACGCCGGTTTCCACCCTCACCCCGTGACTCCGAAGCTGCTCGTTGAACCGGTCGTACAGCCCGGATGCGATATCCGGAGCAGCTGCGGCGGTAAAGCTGGGACGTCGCCCTTTCCGGCAGTCCCCGTACAGGGTGAACTGGGACACGGACAATATGCTCCCCCCCACATCGAGGAGGGAACGGTTCATCTTCCCCTGGTCATCCTCGAAGATGCGCAAATTCACCACCTTGTCCGCCAGGTAGCGGAGGTCCTCCTCCCCGTCTCCGTCGGTAAAACCCACAAGCAGCACCAATCCGTGATCGATGGATCCCGTCACCCGGCCGTCCACGGTGACCCGGGCGTTTTTGGCCCGCTGTAAGACGATGCGCAAAGTCTTTTCCCCCTTTTCGACGTTGATGAGGAAGCATAGAAACCGCCAAAAGCGAAAAGAAGCCGGGAAAAAACAGCCGCTTTCGCGGCGTCCCCGCTTCTGGCCCCTTCTCACTGCATAATCCGACGGACGGAGTAGATGTCCCGGACCCGTTTGATGCGCTCCACCACGTACTGGAGATGGTTCAGGTTTCGGATGGAAATGGTCATGTGGATGGAGGCCATGCCCCTGCGGTCCGCTTTGCCCGAAACCGCCGACAGGTTGGTTTTCGTCTCGGAAACCGCCTGAAGCACCTCGTGGAGCAGGCCGCGCCGGTCAAGGCCCGACACCTCGATATCCACGTGGTAGGATTGGTCCGGCGTCCCCTCCCATTCCACGGGGATCATCCGCTCCTTCTCCACCGACTTCAAATTGGGGCAATCCTTTCGGTGGACGGAAACCCCGCGGCCGCGGGTGACAAAACCGGCGATCTCATCCCCGGGGACCGGATTGCAGCACCGGGAGAGTCGGACGAGCAGGTTGTCCACTCCCTTCACCCGCACCCCGTGGGCCGGGCGGCGGCTGGGGCGCGGCAGTTCCTTCACCTCGGGCAGAAGGATGGGCTCTTCCGGTTCGGGCTTGAGCCCCTCGATCAGGCGGTGGACCACCTGGGCGGCGGAGATGCCCCCGTACCCGACGGCGGCGTACATGTCCTCCTCGTCCGGAAAATTAAACTTCCTGGCCACCTCCTCCACCCGCTCGTCGGTGAGCACCTCCGAAGCGTTGAAATCGTGTTTGCGGAGGAGGTTTTCGATCATTTCCCGCCCCTTGGCGACGCTTTCCTCCCGCCGCTGCTTCTTGAACCAGTTGCGGATCTTGTTTCGGGCGTGGGAGGATTTCACCATCTTCAGCCAGTCCTGGCTCGGACCGTAGCTGTGCTTGGAGGTGAGGATCTCGACGATGTCCCCGGTATGCAGCTTGTAATCCAGGGGAACGATTTTTCCGTTCACCTTGGCCCCGATGCATTGGTTGCCCACCTCGGTGTGGATGCGGTAGGCGAAATCCAGGGGAACGGATCCGGCGGGGAGCTCCACCACATCCCCCTTCGGGGTGAAAACGAACACGGAATCGGAAAAGAGATCGATCTTCAGATTCTCCACAAACTCCTGGGCATCCTGGGTCTCCTGCTGCATCTCCAGAATTTCGCGGAACCACTTCAGCTTCTCCTCGAAGGTGCCCGGCTGAACCTGGGTCCCTTCCTTGTAGGCCCAGTGGGCGGCAATCCCGTATTCGGCCGTCTTGTGCATGTCCCAGGTGCGGATCTGCACCTCGATCGGCTCTCCCTTCGGCCCGATCACCGTCGTGTGCAGAGACTGGTACATATTGGGCTTCGGCATGGCGATATAATCTTTGAAGCGGCCGGGCATCGGCTTCCAGATGGTGTGGATGATGCCGAGCACGGCGTAGCAGTCCCGAACGGTGTCGACGATGACGCGGACGGCCAACAGGTCGTAAATTTCGTTGAATTGCTTGTGCTGGGTGACCATTTTGCGGTAGATGCTGTATATGTGTTTCGGACGTCCGGAGATCTCCGCCTTGATTCCCGTTTTCTCCAGGCGTTCCCGCAACACCTGGATGATCTCCTCCAGATACTGCTCCCGTTCGGCCCGCTTTTTCCGCATCAGGTTCACGATCCGATAATACTGCTGGGGATTGAGATAGCGAAGGGCGATATCCTCCAACTCCCACTTGATCGTGGAAATTCCCAGCCGGTGCGCAAGGGGGGCGAAAATCTCCAGGGTCTCGTTGGCGATTCTTCGCTGTTTTTCTTCGGAGAGATACTTCAAGGTCCGCATGTTGTGCAGCCGGTCGGCCAGCTTGATCAGGATCACCCGGATATCCTGGGCCATGGCGACAAACATCTTTCGGTGGTTCTCCGCCTGATGCTCCTCGTTGGACTTGTACTTCATCCGCTTGCCCAACTTGGTGACGCCATCGACCAGCCGGCTGACCGTCTCCCCGAATTCCTCCCGGACGACTTCCAGGGTGACCCCGGTATCCTCCACCACGTCGTGCAGAATCGCCGCCACCAGGGTGGTGGCATCCATCTGCAGATCAGCCAATATGGTCGCCACCGCGACCGGATGATTCACATAGGGTTCCCCCGATTTCCGCTTTTGGCCGGCATGGGCCTTTTCCGCAAAGCGGTAAGCCTTTTCGATTCGCTTTATATCGTCCTCTTTTAAATATGCGGAGCATTTGTCCAGCAGCGCTTCAATCGGCATCGCAAATTCACCTGGAATGGCCAAAAATCGTTTTCCTATTATTATCTCCCAGCGGAAAAGAAAAGTAAAGGATCGCCGTATAAAAGGGAACGGAGGCACGGAAAGGCTGAGGAGGGGGAGCGGATGAAGGGATTGATGGAAGAGCCGGCAGAAAGCAACCCCGTGATCGGAGTGGGGACGAAAGTCATCGTTGATCACCGCAGGCGGCGACGAAAGGATTGTCTTATTATTCCGAAAAATACGGTGCGTCGGAAAGGCGCGCCTCCTTGCGCTCGCAAGGAGACCGGCGTCCCCCGACCGTCTTCGGATGCGAAAATGATGAGTCCGTCGCCGGCTTACGGCAACAACTTTTTCCCCCACGGCCAGTAACCCGCGTAACGGCGGACATACAAACCCGCCGCGGACAGGACAATCGCTGCGACCAGCGACATCCCGTAGGTGCTGACCCCTTCTTCCGCGATGAGCATCAGAACGGGGATTACGATCAGTCCGCCGTAGGAGACCGCTTCATAGGAAATCAACAGTCTCCTCCAAACGCGTGACATGTACTCGCGAAATTGAAAGCGGTCGTCCGGAGAAAACAATTCCCGAAACATCAAAACCAGGATCAATGCGATCCAAAAAAGAATGATAAAGATCGCCATCCAGGCAAACCCCGAAATCAGGCGGGAAAACCAATCTTCCAGCCAGTTCACCGACTTCTACGCTCCTTTTCCCAATATCTCATGCAAAAATTATAGCACGTCGCGGAAAAATGCCAACCTCCAATCACATGGCGCGAAAAAAAAAGCGGCCGCGGAGGGGGATCATCCCCCTCCCCACCGCTTTCTCCACTCTTCCAAGCGCTTCTCCCACTCTTTCTGACGCTTCTTGATCTCCTTCTCCAGCTCTTTCCGCCGCTTCTCCAGCTCCTTTTGCCACTTCTCCCCGATCTCTTCCCGCCTCTTCTCCTCGCGTCTCTCCGTCTCCCTTTTCACCTTGGGCGGCGTCTTCCAGGGAATCATCGAAAGATCGAAGGATTGGACCGGTTCCCCTTTCAGGGAGGCGGCCATCATTTCCCGGAAGATCCGGGCGGCCGTTTGACCGCCGGTAGTGGTCAGATAATGGTTCCCGTCGGTCTTGTCGTAACCGAGCCAGACCGCTCCCACCAACTGGGGAGTATACCCGACGAACCAATTGTCTTTGGCTCCGTCTCCGCCCCCCGGCAGCTGGGTGGTACCCGTCTTGCCGGCGATGGGTCGGCCCGGAATCCGTGCCGCCGTTCCCGTGCCTTCATCCACCACGCCCTTCAACATGTAGGTGATCTTTTGGGCCACTTCCTCGGACGTGACCCGGACGGATTTCTTATACCACTGGGCGACCAGTTCCCCGTCCGGCTTCTCGATGCGCCGAATGGCGTGAGCCTCCACCATCACTCCCCGGTTGGCGAAGGCGGAGTACGCCTGGGCCAATTGCAGGGGAGAGGTGCCCCCGTTCAATCCGCCCAGCGCCAACCCCAATTGGCGCTCCTTTTCGTCCAGGGGGATGCCGAACCGCCGGACGGTCTCCATCCCCCGGTCCACACCGATTTGATCGAGCAACCACACCGCGGGAACGTTGAGGGAATCCACCACCGCTTCATACATCGTCACTTCGCCCCGGTACCGGCCGTCATGGTTTTTCGGCCGGTAGTCCCCGAAGTTCGTCGGTTTGTCCAGCAGCCTGGAATCCAGGTCATATCCCGACTCCAGGGCCGGCGTGTAGACGGCCAAAGGCTTCATGGTGGATCCGGGCTGGCGCTTCAGCTGGGAAGCCCGGTTGAAGCCGCGAAAGGTGTGCTTCCCGCGGCCGCCGACCAGGGCCCGAATCCCCCCGGTGGAAGGATCGATGAGAACGGCGCCGCTCTGGACGATCTGATCCTTCCCGTCGGCGGGAAAGAGGTCATCGTTTTTGTAGACGGACTCCACCGCCTCCTGCATTTTGGGATCCAGCTCGGTGTGAATCTGGAGGCCGCCGTTCAAGACCTCGTTCGCCGTCAGGCCGTAACGGGAAACGGCTTCCTCCAGGATGTAATCGACGTAGTGGGGAAAGCGCCTGGCATCGTTGTCCAGCCGTTTGCCCTCAAGGACGATTTCCTGCCCCATCGCCGCCTTTTTCTCTTTTTCCGTGATGAATCCCAGTTCCACCATGCGGTCGAGAACCAGATCCCGCCGCTTCATCGTCTTTTGAAAATCCTTGAAGGGATTGAGGACGGACGGTGCCTTGATCATGCCGGCCAACAGGGCGGACTCTCCCAGGGTGAGTCGGTCCACCTCCTTGCCGAAATAAATTTCCGCCGCCCGTTTGATCCCCCAGGCCCCCTCGCCGAAATAGATGTTGTTCAAGTACATCTCCATGATTTCGTTTTTGGAATATTCCCGCTCGATCTTCTTGGCGAGGAGCATCTCTTTGATCTTTCGCTTATAAGTCCGGTCGTGGGTCAAAAAGACGTTTTTGGCCAGCTGCTGGGTGATCGTGCTGCCCCCCTGGACCGTTTTCCCTGCGGACAGATTATGGATCAGTGCGCGAAGGGTACCGACATAGTCGATGCCCGAATGGTGGTAAAAGCGTTGATCTTCCATCGCCACCACCGCCTGGACCAGGTGGGTGGGAACGCGTTTGATGCCCACCGCCTCCTTTTTGGAGGTGGAGATTTCGCTGGCCACACGCCCCTCCCGGTCGTAGATGACTGTGGGGTGGGGGGACGCATCCTTCAGGGCGCTGATGTCGCTCATGGATATGGCGACGTTGACGACGATGAGAAAAAGGGCGGCCGTCACCGCCAAAGCGACGATCACCGGCTTTCTCCAGCGCCGCGTTTTCTTGGCGCGCCGCCTCTTGGGGGACTTGGTCTTTTTTCTGTCGGTCTCCATGGATCTCTCCCTCCATACGGACGCTCCTCCGGATTCAGCCTGCGCAAGCCGGTCCTATTCCCGCCCGGCCTCGCAGACAAAGCGGTAGGCGCAATAGGTGCACCGTTTCCCGGGACGGGGTGTATATTCCGCCGAGGTCCTGCCCCGCTTCAACTTCTCGGCGGCGGATTCCAGCATGAAATCCGCTTCGGCGAGCCATGCGTTGTCCACCTCGAAGGAAACCTCCACACCGGGGTGAAGAAAGAAAAGCGTCGCCCTGTCGGGGACGATCCCCCACTCCCGGCGGGCCGCCAGGGCATAGAACCGGAGCTGGGGCTGGTATTCCTCCGCCGCCTCCATCGCTTCTTGCGGAGTGACATCGTTAGTCTTGAAGTCGATCAACTCCCATTCCCCCCGCTCGTTCCATTGGAGCCGATCGATGATCCCTTCCATCTCCAGGCCGCCGGCTCGGACGAAAAAGGGAACTTCCCTCATCACCTTCCGGCAATGCTGCGCCTCCCGGTGAATCCTTCCCGACAGGAACCGCCGGATGAGGGGACCGATTTTCTCCCACGCCCGGTGAAGGAGGGCAGGGGAAAGATTCATCTCCGCAGCCGCCCTCCGGAACAAACCGGATAGCTTCTCTTCCGACAGGGGGCCGTCGGGCAGGAGCTCGAGCATCCGGTGGACGAGATTTCCCCTGAGAATCGGGGAAAGCGCATGCCCGCCTCCGTCCTCTTCCGCCTCATCCGCCCATTTCAAGCGTTCCTCCGCCTCCTCCGGCGAAGCCATCCCGATCACATACTGGTAGAAATACTTGCGGGGGCAATTCATCAGCACCATCATCTGGGTGACGCTCACCCGCACCCGATCCCGCTCCGTCAGACCCCGGGGATGCATCCCTTTCCAGTCCTCATCGGTGAGAACCTCCGGCTGCCCCCTCTCCATCTCCTCGAGAAACCGGTCCAGAGCGGACTTTTGCATTTTTTCCCCCGACGCCCTCTCCTCCTCCCCGGACCACACGCGGATGGTCAGGTCGCCTTCCCCGAAGGGCAGGGACCAATGCCCCGCCTCCCAGTCGATCCGGTCGTAGTCCAAAACGGCATCCAACCACCGGCTCCAGGAACCGGAAGAGAGGATTTCTCCCCCTTTCTTCGCCTCCTTGTGCTCTTCCGGCTCGCCGCTCAGGATCAGCCGCTTCTCCGCGCGGGTGACGGCGACGTAGAAAAGGCGGACCGATTCCTCCCGCTCCAGGCGCCGCTCCTTCTCCTTCACTCTCAACCAGCGCTCCGTGTCCATCGGTTCCCCCGACGGATCGTAAAGGCGAACGACCAGACCCGATTCCTCATCGACGCCCATCCCGTCCGGTCCTCGCGGAGAGCGGCGGGCCAGGTCGGGAATGATGACCACGGGAAACTCCAATCCCTTGGATTGGTGGATGGTCATCAGCTTGACGCTGTCCGTCGCCTCCGACTCCACGGATGCCTCCGTTTCCGGCGTCTGCTGGTCGATCAAGAGCTCCATCTCCTCCAGGAAGAGGTCCGGGGAATAGGCGCTGTCTCCCTTCCGGTAACGGGCCAAGCGAACCAGCTTCTCCAGATTGGCCCGGGCCTGTTTTCCCTGCGGGGTGGCCCAAAGGACCAGATCATATCCGCTCTCCTTCAACAGCTCCTCAATCAGATCGGCCACGGGTACGCGCCCCATGAGACGGCCGGCGCGCTCCGCCAGCCGTCGGAAGCCGGAGAGCTTCTCCCGCTCTTCAGCGGAGATCTCCTCCACCTCCGCCCAGGATTCCGGCCGTCCCAACGCTCCCGCCTCCTTGAGCCACAGGAGGGTTTCGTCGCTCACGGCGCAAAAGGGGGAGCGCAACACTCCCGTCAGGGCCAGGGTGTCCTCCGGATCCGTCAGCCACCGGAGCAGATTCAGCACATCCGCGATCTCCTGCCGATCGTAAAACCCCCGTCCCTTCACCACGTGAAAGGGGATGCCCCGGCGGACCAGTTCCTCCTCATATCGCTTGACCTCCGTCATCGCCCGGAACAGGACCGCGATATCGCCGGGACGCCATCCCTCGGCGATGAGTCCCTCGATCCGGCGGGCGATCAGTCGGGCCTCCGCCTCACGGGCGCTTCTCCCGTCCCGCTCCTCCCTGTTCGGCACGGCCAGATATTCCACGCAGGGACCTTTTCCCCCGGCCGGTCCGCGGGCTTCCGCCTCCTGATAGCAATTGGGCTCGCCCGGGCCGGAAGACATGAGCCGGGAGAAAAAACCGTTGGTAAAGCCAACGAGACGGGGATCGGAACGGAAGTTGGCCTTCAATGCCACTTCCCGTCCCCCTTCGGCCAGCAGCTCTTCCCGGGTTTTGCTGAAGACCGACACGTCCGCCCCGCGAAACCGGTAAATCGACTGTTTGGGATCCCCCACCACGAACAGCTTGCCCGGAGCGGGGCTTCCGTCCGGATGGCGGCGGAGTAAATCGATCAGCCGCTTCTGCAGCCCGTTTGTGTCCTGGTACTCATCCACCATCAGGAAGCGGATCCGCCGCCGGAGCCGGCGCCGGACATCCTCCCTCCCCTCCAACAGGCGGCACGCCCGCAGCTGAAGATCTTCGAAATCGAGGGCATTCCGATCCCGCTTCGCCGCGGCATACCGTTCTTCGATCCCTTCCAGAAGGGGGAGGAGGAAATCCAGGGTCTTTCGCTCGGCGGGAAGGTGAAGCTGCCCCCGGAGGGCTTCCGCCAAATTCTCACCGGCTTCCTTCATCCGATCCCGATGAAGGAGCAAATCCTCTTTCTTTCCCCAATTGCCTTTCAGCAGCTCCAGCGCCCGTTCCACCGGAGGGAGCAGGTTCCCCGGATCGCTCTCCCG is a window from the Planifilum fimeticola genome containing:
- a CDS encoding UvrD-helicase domain-containing protein, with the translated sequence MNQGISLTPEQREAAHALDADCIVSAGAGSGKTRVLVERFLHILSLYGDDPEILESIVAITFTEKAATEMKGRIRRRLAERLEEAGRSGRREEADRWYRLMVESERASIMTIHAFCARLLRDFPVEAGVDPQFVVLDEVEARLLLRDAVQEELLARAGTSGDSPLLDWLAGIGISRGIEALGGVMRKMAGYGWTAEELGEITRRDLRRSASRLKQVREETRIQFLGAGDALMEMRGGKKLKALQEEWPRLRELFTRESDPGNLLPPVERALELLKGNWGKKEDLLLHRDRMKEAGENLAEALRGQLHLPAERKTLDFLLPLLEGIEERYAAAKRDRNALDFEDLQLRACRLLEGREDVRRRLRRRIRFLMVDEYQDTNGLQKRLIDLLRRHPDGSPAPGKLFVVGDPKQSIYRFRGADVSVFSKTREELLAEGGREVALKANFRSDPRLVGFTNGFFSRLMSSGPGEPNCYQEAEARGPAGGKGPCVEYLAVPNREERDGRSAREAEARLIARRIEGLIAEGWRPGDIAVLFRAMTEVKRYEEELVRRGIPFHVVKGRGFYDRQEIADVLNLLRWLTDPEDTLALTGVLRSPFCAVSDETLLWLKEAGALGRPESWAEVEEISAEEREKLSGFRRLAERAGRLMGRVPVADLIEELLKESGYDLVLWATPQGKQARANLEKLVRLARYRKGDSAYSPDLFLEEMELLIDQQTPETEASVESEATDSVKLMTIHQSKGLEFPVVIIPDLARRSPRGPDGMGVDEESGLVVRLYDPSGEPMDTERWLRVKEKERRLEREESVRLFYVAVTRAEKRLILSGEPEEHKEAKKGGEILSSGSWSRWLDAVLDYDRIDWEAGHWSLPFGEGDLTIRVWSGEEERASGEKMQKSALDRFLEEMERGQPEVLTDEDWKGMHPRGLTERDRVRVSVTQMMVLMNCPRKYFYQYVIGMASPEEAEERLKWADEAEEDGGGHALSPILRGNLVHRMLELLPDGPLSEEKLSGLFRRAAAEMNLSPALLHRAWEKIGPLIRRFLSGRIHREAQHCRKVMREVPFFVRAGGLEMEGIIDRLQWNERGEWELIDFKTNDVTPQEAMEAAEEYQPQLRFYALAARREWGIVPDRATLFFLHPGVEVSFEVDNAWLAEADFMLESAAEKLKRGRTSAEYTPRPGKRCTYCAYRFVCEAGRE